In Pseudoliparis swirei isolate HS2019 ecotype Mariana Trench chromosome 9, NWPU_hadal_v1, whole genome shotgun sequence, a genomic segment contains:
- the LOC130199096 gene encoding zinc finger protein PLAGL2-like, translating into MFHQQDHLKSQLQESHQAAARPLFHCQECGKQYNTQLGYRRHLVAAHGAAAGLPCAEGSPSLLEHLGSHIDRPSEGSANAAVPVRERKYSCERCDRRFYTRKDVRRHAVVHTGRRDFLCPRCAQRFGRRDHLTRHLKKSHAQESGLMPPCTPSSTPVATPTPATQCPVKDELSPVASDIGSASKEPMETFSRDMYNSYPMANPVPGMGHAHGLMQGSLSSGVGVARHMPAHAHHHHLQPPPAAAAQQPYSNMARYPHGSTSYPRADVDSFLLDLQSAPPPQLSAVNSSTSTAASPQREGLGDGGGDPHLLSRSPAISSTELSCTTNMDLGPLLGFLPFSLPTYSPHMGMGGLVMSYPPATTTTSPSSSSSSGLPSQAPGPFTFFQPPQAHVAPGPGAHSQLPQAYSSPAMSTSSSLPHYYQAFQQ; encoded by the coding sequence ATGTTTCACCAGCAGGACCATCTGAAGAGCCAGCTGCAGGAGAGTCACCAGGCGGCCGCCAGGCCGCTCTTCCACTGCCAGGAGTGTGGGAAGCAGTACAACACGCAGCTGGGCTACAGACGCCACCTGGTGGCGGCCCACGGCGCCGCAGCGGGCCTGCCCTGCGCGGAGGGGTCGCCCTCTCTGCTGGAGCACCTGGGCAGCCACATCGACAGGCCGTCGGAGGGCAGCGCCAACGCCGCGGTGCCCGTGAGGGAGAGGAAGTACTCGTGCGAGCGCTGCGACCGCCGGTTCTACACACGCAAGGACGTGCGGCGGCACGCCGTCGTGCACACCGGGCGCCGAGACTTCCTGTGCCCGCGCTGCGCCCAGCGCTTCGGACGCAGGGACCACCTGACGCGCCACCTGAAGAAGAGCCACGCCCAGGAGTCGGGGCTGATGCCGCCCTGCACGCCCAGCAGCACCCCCGTGGCGACGCCCACCCCGGCCACCCAGTGCCCGGTGAAGGATGAGCTGAGCCCCGTGGCGTCCGACATAGGCTCCGCCTCCAAGGAGCCCATGGAGACGTTCTCCAGGGACATGTACAACTCCTACCCCATGGCGAACCCTGTCCCGGGGATGGGCCACGCTCACGGCCTCATGCAGGGCTCCCTGTCCTCCGGGGTGGGCGTGGCTCGCCACATGCCCGCTCacgcccaccaccaccacctgcagccccccccggcggcggcggcgcagcAGCCCTACAGCAACATGGCCCGGTACCCGCACGGCTCTACCTCATACCCCCGCGCCGACGTGGACAGCTTCCTGCTGGACCTGCAGAGCGCCCCCCCGCCTCAACTGAGCGCGGTCAACTCCTCTACCTCTACGGCCGCCTCCCCCCAGAGGGAGGGGCTGGGTGACGGCGGCGGCGACCCCCACCTCTTGTCCAGGAGCCCCGCCATCTCTTCAACGGAGCTGAGCTGCACCACCAACATGGACCTGGGGCCCCTGCTGGGCTTCCTGCCCTTCAGCCTGCCCACCTACAGCCCCCACATGGGGATGGGGGGGCTGGTGATGAGCTACCCAccggccaccaccaccacgtccccctcctcctcctcttcctccgggcTGCCCTCCCAGGCTCCGGGGCCGTTCACCTTCTTCCAGCCCCCACAGGCTCACGTGGCCCCCGGCCCCGGGGCCCACAGCCAGCTACCTCAGGCCTACAGCAGTCCTGCTATGAGCACCTCCAGCTCCCTACCTCACTACTACCAGGCCTTCCAGCAGTAA